A genomic window from Pyxidicoccus trucidator includes:
- a CDS encoding helicase HerA-like domain-containing protein: MPIDPRLEAFLTDGREVFSSVQQGQHLWQADPFDVEALNAPARRAFKRLLERAASDTPPDAGRLLLLLGESGSGKTHLVRAFRNLAHGQRQGFVGYMPMTVDATSYDRYILSNLIDSLDRPYGGATGDDSGLMRLSDALMANCKSAFAPLIPDEDVLEDEELHGTIHAVADELLEDARFQTVEVDLLRALIYLQRRDPRISRRIFHWLRCEELSAVDRKVIGELIPRTADDGPARMVEHLGRLMGALGQALVLCVDQVEDFNDFEERPRLESSFRRAMSSLSAIASRVPRAVVVVCCLSDYWVDMRPHLTQSLVDRIEHDPEPVHLEQTVTSDTARDIAARRLRALYELRGVAIDPTNPTWPIPASGFDELGGQRARDVLNECRRYRERALQDQQLPETFPLVRPKAGPATTTKDTSPPKVNLDQAWTDFKATYRPQLPEEASDIAMLLAWAIELGSDELGGSPRFAVKPKADEAMDVTVQPDGGKLHVALCERDTIGGALGRQMAEALKAATGKTPVLVRTSDFPPARPGGLVAEQLGLLTRKGGRRVVLGDGELRELVALREFRKDHEGKAALTEWSRTARPVTRLKSVGDILGLERLGASPPPSSPPPSEPTPRNTATGGTQSAASRAEPRGAQAARQSNLFADTSTTPLLREDTGHGARAEATGASTASRPQAARQESATRKPPPSPGAPDDAPMGLTVAGSMLSSSSRTATPPAGTPVPASSLAVTPPAGTPVPAGLQLRKHSVTPTPVPAAPRELLTGPVRLGASEGFFTQTISLEPTELTRHSAFLGGTGSGKTTLALNVLEQLLLQGVPAILIDRKGDLATYARELSWQEKLEEPSLNERRRLLRERVEVAVYTPGRSDGRPLAIPVVPRGLETLPAEEREQGVQQAADAIAGMLEYKSGPNDKAARALLAQALRLLVQRPLGRDVTLELLQQFVADQDESLLQEAGGLPPKTFSKLAQDLEVLRLNLRSLLAAGGERLDLEELLGRGAAGTPGKTRLSIISTKFLGDNNRILFWVSQLLLETNRWTSQHPASQLQAVLLFDEADLYLPATSKPATKQPLEDLLKRARSAGVGVMLATQSPGDLDYKCRENVRTWFVGRVKEDNAIKKLRPMFTEARVDADAKLPSQKQGQFHVLRDGQVQQLKADRSVMRTEQLAEDEILKLARQTLEKGRSTPTGTPKAGGSR; the protein is encoded by the coding sequence GTGCCCATCGACCCTCGACTCGAGGCCTTTCTCACGGATGGCCGTGAGGTCTTCAGCAGCGTCCAGCAGGGCCAGCACCTCTGGCAGGCGGACCCGTTCGACGTGGAGGCCCTCAACGCGCCGGCCCGCCGCGCCTTCAAGCGGTTGCTGGAGCGCGCCGCGTCCGACACACCTCCAGACGCAGGTCGCCTGCTGCTCCTCCTGGGAGAGTCCGGCAGTGGCAAGACGCACCTGGTGCGGGCCTTCCGCAACCTCGCGCACGGCCAGCGCCAGGGCTTCGTCGGCTACATGCCGATGACGGTCGATGCGACCAGCTATGACCGCTACATCCTCTCCAACCTCATCGACTCGCTGGACCGTCCGTATGGCGGGGCCACGGGAGATGACAGCGGGCTGATGCGGCTGTCGGACGCGCTGATGGCGAACTGCAAGAGCGCCTTCGCCCCGCTCATCCCGGACGAGGATGTGCTGGAGGACGAAGAACTGCACGGCACCATCCACGCGGTGGCCGACGAGCTGCTGGAGGACGCGCGCTTCCAGACGGTGGAGGTGGACCTGCTGCGCGCGCTCATCTACCTGCAGCGCAGGGACCCGCGCATCAGCCGCCGCATCTTCCACTGGCTGCGCTGCGAGGAGCTGTCCGCGGTGGACCGCAAGGTCATCGGGGAGCTCATCCCCCGCACGGCGGACGACGGGCCGGCGCGGATGGTGGAGCACCTGGGACGGTTGATGGGCGCGCTGGGCCAGGCGCTGGTCCTGTGCGTGGACCAGGTGGAGGACTTCAACGACTTCGAGGAGCGCCCGCGGCTGGAGAGCTCCTTCCGCAGGGCGATGAGCAGCCTCTCCGCCATCGCGAGCCGGGTGCCCCGGGCGGTGGTCGTCGTGTGCTGCCTCTCCGACTACTGGGTGGACATGCGGCCGCACCTCACCCAGTCGCTGGTGGACCGCATCGAACACGACCCGGAGCCGGTGCACCTGGAGCAGACGGTGACGTCCGACACGGCCCGCGACATCGCGGCGAGGCGGCTGCGCGCGCTTTACGAGCTTCGAGGCGTGGCCATCGACCCCACGAATCCGACGTGGCCCATTCCCGCCAGTGGCTTCGATGAACTCGGAGGCCAGCGTGCGCGCGACGTGCTGAACGAGTGCCGCCGCTACCGCGAGCGGGCACTGCAGGACCAGCAACTCCCCGAGACCTTCCCCCTGGTCCGCCCGAAAGCAGGGCCCGCAACCACCACCAAGGACACGTCCCCGCCGAAGGTGAACCTGGACCAGGCCTGGACCGACTTCAAGGCCACGTACAGGCCACAGCTTCCCGAGGAAGCCTCGGACATCGCCATGCTGCTCGCCTGGGCGATTGAGCTGGGCAGTGACGAGCTTGGAGGCTCGCCGCGCTTCGCCGTCAAGCCGAAGGCGGATGAGGCCATGGACGTCACCGTGCAACCGGACGGCGGCAAGCTCCATGTCGCGCTCTGTGAGAGGGACACGATAGGTGGAGCGCTCGGCAGACAGATGGCCGAGGCGCTCAAGGCGGCCACCGGCAAGACTCCGGTCCTCGTGCGGACCTCCGACTTCCCACCTGCGAGGCCTGGGGGCCTCGTCGCCGAACAGCTTGGCCTGCTCACCCGCAAGGGCGGGCGACGCGTCGTGCTGGGGGATGGTGAGCTCCGGGAACTTGTCGCGCTGCGGGAGTTCCGCAAGGACCATGAGGGCAAAGCAGCGCTCACGGAGTGGAGCCGCACGGCCCGTCCCGTCACCCGGCTGAAGTCCGTGGGAGACATCCTCGGCCTGGAGCGACTGGGCGCCAGCCCGCCGCCCTCATCGCCTCCTCCCTCGGAGCCGACGCCACGGAACACCGCAACGGGCGGCACCCAGAGCGCCGCGTCGCGCGCCGAACCGCGCGGCGCACAGGCGGCACGTCAGTCGAACCTGTTCGCGGATACGAGCACCACACCCTTGCTCCGCGAGGACACCGGCCATGGAGCCAGGGCCGAAGCCACCGGCGCAAGCACCGCCTCACGTCCGCAAGCCGCGCGTCAGGAGTCTGCCACTCGCAAGCCCCCGCCCTCCCCTGGGGCCCCCGATGACGCGCCGATGGGGCTCACGGTAGCGGGCTCCATGCTCTCCTCGTCCTCGCGCACGGCGACTCCACCAGCGGGCACACCCGTCCCCGCGTCCTCACTCGCGGTGACGCCACCGGCGGGCACACCCGTCCCCGCCGGGCTCCAGCTCCGCAAGCACTCGGTGACGCCCACGCCCGTTCCAGCGGCTCCGCGAGAGCTGCTCACCGGCCCGGTGCGCCTGGGCGCCTCGGAGGGCTTCTTCACGCAGACAATCTCCCTCGAACCCACGGAGCTGACGCGGCACAGCGCCTTCCTGGGCGGCACGGGCAGCGGCAAGACGACGCTGGCGCTCAACGTGCTGGAGCAACTGCTGCTCCAGGGCGTGCCCGCCATCCTCATCGACCGGAAGGGGGACCTGGCCACCTACGCGCGCGAGCTGTCCTGGCAGGAGAAGCTGGAGGAGCCCTCGCTCAACGAGCGGCGGCGCCTGCTGCGCGAGCGCGTCGAGGTGGCGGTGTACACGCCGGGCCGCTCGGACGGGCGGCCCCTGGCCATCCCCGTGGTGCCCCGGGGCCTGGAGACGCTCCCCGCCGAGGAGCGCGAGCAGGGCGTGCAGCAGGCCGCGGACGCCATCGCGGGGATGCTCGAATACAAGAGCGGCCCCAATGACAAGGCAGCGCGCGCACTGCTCGCCCAGGCGCTCCGCCTGCTGGTGCAGCGCCCGCTCGGCAGGGACGTCACGCTGGAGCTGCTTCAGCAGTTCGTCGCCGACCAGGACGAGTCCCTGCTGCAAGAGGCAGGCGGACTCCCACCGAAGACGTTCTCCAAGCTGGCCCAGGACCTGGAGGTGCTCCGCCTCAACCTCCGCTCCCTGCTGGCCGCGGGCGGCGAGCGACTGGACCTGGAGGAACTGCTCGGGCGTGGTGCCGCGGGCACTCCGGGCAAAACGCGGCTGAGCATCATCAGCACCAAGTTCCTGGGCGACAACAACCGCATCCTCTTCTGGGTGTCGCAGCTCCTGCTGGAGACGAACCGGTGGACGAGCCAGCATCCCGCGTCCCAGCTCCAGGCGGTGCTGCTCTTCGACGAGGCGGACCTGTACCTGCCGGCGACGAGCAAGCCCGCGACGAAGCAGCCCCTGGAGGACCTGCTCAAGCGCGCGCGCTCGGCGGGAGTCGGGGTGATGCTGGCCACGCAGAGCCCGGGAGACCTGGACTACAAGTGCCGGGAGAACGTGCGCACCTGGTTCGTGGGCCGGGTGAAGGAGGACAACGCCATCAAGAAGCTGCGCCCCATGTTCACCGAGGCCCGCGTGGACGCGGACGCGAAGCTGCCCTCCCAGAAGCAGGGCCAGTTCCACGTGCTGCGAGACGGCCAGGTGCAGCAACTCAAGGCGGACCGCTCCGTCATGCGCACCGAGCAGCTCGCCGAGGATGAAATCCTCAAGCTCGCGCGCCAGACGCTGGAGAAGGGCCGGAGCACGCCCACCGGCACACCGAAGGCCGGCGGCTCGCGCTGA
- a CDS encoding anthranilate synthase component I family protein, which yields MDLPSPSPNTSDRAHFEALVARGYNQVPVVRRLALGTLRPTDLLRALPAGHRFLLESTRVSPEGRYSLLGSRPFLRFTAKAGQCFLDGVPQPGEPLDVLRGLLRRWRGVRLPGLPLFCGGAVGFFAYEANHYFESLPRHPRDDLKLPDIALSFVDTFLAVDHQEGQVLMVATGSDWEDCARRLEPLEACVRRAVPTPPPAPTSLPAPTVEYRSNFTQEAYLTAVERVREYIRAGDTYQVNLSQRLEVDFPGEPLALYETLSATNPVHFASYLEGDGFQVVSASPERLVRVEEGRAITRPIAGTRRRGTPEEEARFVQELRTSEKERAEHAMLVDLERNDLGRVCAYGTVEVAKLMEIVEYAHVLHIESEVTGTLAPGMEPLDVVGALFPGGTITGVPKIRTMQLITELEPHARGLYTGSLGYLSFTGELDLNIVIRTLVVKDGRAYAQVGGGIVHDSQPRQEYKETLNKARSQLLALSACGRTE from the coding sequence ATGGACCTCCCGTCTCCTTCCCCCAACACCTCCGACCGGGCGCACTTCGAGGCGCTCGTGGCCCGGGGCTACAACCAGGTGCCGGTGGTGCGGCGGCTGGCGCTGGGGACGCTCCGCCCGACGGACCTGCTCCGGGCCCTGCCCGCCGGGCACCGCTTCCTGTTGGAGAGCACCCGCGTCAGTCCGGAGGGACGCTACTCGCTCCTCGGCTCGCGTCCGTTCCTCCGCTTCACGGCGAAGGCTGGCCAGTGCTTCCTCGACGGTGTACCCCAGCCGGGCGAGCCCCTGGACGTGCTGCGCGGCCTGCTGCGGCGCTGGCGGGGCGTGCGCCTGCCAGGACTGCCCCTCTTCTGCGGTGGCGCGGTGGGCTTCTTCGCCTACGAGGCGAACCACTACTTCGAGTCCCTGCCCCGCCACCCGCGAGACGACCTGAAGCTCCCGGACATCGCGCTGTCCTTCGTGGACACCTTCCTCGCGGTGGACCACCAGGAGGGCCAGGTGCTCATGGTGGCCACCGGCTCGGACTGGGAGGACTGCGCGCGGCGATTGGAGCCGCTGGAGGCGTGCGTGCGCCGGGCCGTCCCCACCCCGCCACCGGCGCCCACGTCCCTTCCAGCGCCGACGGTGGAGTACCGCTCCAACTTCACGCAGGAGGCCTACCTCACCGCGGTGGAGCGCGTGCGCGAGTACATCCGCGCGGGAGACACCTATCAGGTCAACCTCTCGCAGCGGCTGGAGGTGGACTTCCCGGGCGAGCCGCTCGCGCTCTACGAGACACTGTCCGCCACCAACCCCGTCCACTTCGCCAGCTACCTGGAAGGTGACGGCTTCCAGGTGGTGAGCGCCTCACCGGAGCGGCTGGTGCGCGTGGAGGAGGGCCGGGCGATTACGCGCCCCATCGCGGGCACGCGGCGCCGGGGCACACCGGAGGAGGAGGCCCGCTTCGTCCAGGAGTTGCGCACCAGCGAGAAGGAGCGCGCCGAGCACGCGATGCTGGTGGACCTGGAGCGCAACGACCTGGGCCGCGTCTGCGCCTACGGCACGGTGGAGGTGGCGAAGCTGATGGAGATTGTCGAGTACGCCCACGTCCTCCACATCGAGTCGGAGGTGACGGGAACGCTCGCGCCGGGGATGGAGCCGCTGGACGTGGTGGGCGCGCTGTTCCCCGGGGGCACGATTACGGGCGTGCCGAAGATTCGCACCATGCAGCTCATCACCGAGCTGGAGCCACACGCGCGGGGCCTCTACACGGGCTCGCTGGGCTACCTCTCCTTCACGGGGGAGCTGGACCTGAACATCGTCATCCGCACGCTGGTGGTGAAGGACGGCCGCGCCTACGCGCAGGTGGGCGGCGGCATCGTCCACGACTCGCAGCCGCGCCAGGAGTACAAGGAGACGCTCAACAAGGCGCGCTCGCAGCTCCTCGCGCTGTCGGCGTGTGGGAGGACGGAATGA
- a CDS encoding anthranilate synthase component II has protein sequence MIVLIDNFDSFTFNLVQALGALGAELKVVRNDAITVAQVEALRPDHIVISPGPCTPAEAGVSLDVIRAFGGRVPLLGVCLGHQCLGQVFGAKVVRAPVPVHGKTAEVEHSGQGVFRGLPAPFTAARYHSLVVEREGLPECLEVTASHDGLIMGMRHRELPRLEGVQFHPESFLTPQGPRLLANFLEPER, from the coding sequence ATGATTGTCCTCATCGACAACTTCGACTCCTTCACCTTCAACCTCGTGCAGGCGCTCGGTGCGCTGGGGGCGGAGCTGAAGGTGGTGCGCAACGACGCCATCACCGTGGCCCAGGTGGAGGCGCTGCGTCCGGACCACATCGTCATCTCCCCCGGGCCCTGCACTCCGGCCGAGGCGGGCGTGTCCCTGGACGTCATCCGCGCGTTCGGCGGACGGGTGCCCTTGCTGGGCGTGTGCCTGGGGCACCAGTGCCTGGGGCAGGTCTTCGGAGCGAAGGTGGTGCGCGCTCCGGTGCCGGTGCATGGGAAGACGGCGGAGGTGGAGCACTCGGGCCAGGGCGTGTTCCGGGGCCTGCCCGCGCCCTTCACCGCCGCGCGCTACCACTCGCTGGTGGTGGAGCGGGAGGGACTGCCGGAGTGCCTGGAGGTGACGGCCTCGCACGACGGGCTCATCATGGGCATGCGGCACCGCGAGCTGCCGCGACTGGAGGGCGTGCAGTTCCACCCGGAGTCCTTCCTCACGCCCCAGGGGCCGAGACTGCTCGCCAACTTCCTTGAGCCGGAGCGCTGA
- a CDS encoding aminotransferase class IV, which produces MFSTVAVDGEVRRWEDLRLHDFAQGFFFGAGFFTTFRIDAGTPLFLARHLARLRASLAAFPGAVRAPAPEQVSEATVRDTLHRCLHTDAALGPGFTGVGKLSVSDGHVLLTFRPAAPDAERLQREGRTLDTVEPGAYRRGERTLNHKGLSYFRQYALMQQLPLLGNEAGEVCELPTANLFFHLDGALVTPPLDAPCLPGIVREVLLEAGHVGGLPVVERPVPLARLADVSACVFTNSAVLATGVPRLLGRELPGSLPLAEEARALIEAAARRR; this is translated from the coding sequence ATGTTCTCCACGGTGGCGGTGGACGGTGAGGTGCGGCGCTGGGAGGACCTGCGCCTGCACGACTTCGCACAGGGCTTCTTCTTCGGCGCGGGCTTCTTCACCACCTTCCGCATCGACGCGGGCACCCCACTCTTCCTCGCGCGCCACCTCGCGCGGCTCCGGGCCAGCCTCGCGGCCTTCCCCGGCGCCGTCCGAGCGCCCGCACCGGAGCAAGTCTCCGAGGCCACGGTGCGCGACACGCTCCACCGCTGCCTGCACACGGATGCGGCGCTGGGACCGGGCTTCACCGGCGTGGGCAAGCTGTCCGTGAGCGACGGCCACGTGCTGCTCACCTTCCGCCCGGCGGCACCCGACGCGGAGCGCCTTCAGCGCGAGGGCCGCACCCTGGACACAGTGGAGCCGGGCGCCTACCGGCGCGGAGAGCGCACGCTGAACCACAAGGGCCTCTCCTACTTCCGCCAGTACGCGCTGATGCAGCAACTGCCCCTGCTGGGCAACGAGGCCGGCGAGGTCTGCGAATTGCCCACCGCCAACCTCTTCTTCCACCTGGACGGCGCGCTCGTCACCCCGCCGCTGGACGCGCCGTGCCTGCCGGGCATCGTCCGCGAGGTGCTCCTGGAAGCAGGACACGTGGGCGGCCTGCCCGTGGTGGAGCGCCCAGTGCCCCTCGCACGCCTCGCGGACGTCAGCGCCTGCGTCTTCACCAACTCCGCCGTCCTGGCCACGGGCGTGCCGCGCCTGCTCGGGCGGGAGCTGCCCGGAAGCCTGCCGCTCGCGGAGGAAGCCAGGGCCCTCATCGAAGCCGCGGCGCGGCGCCGCTAA
- a CDS encoding LysR family transcriptional regulator — MDLNHLTVFQAVAETQSFTKAAARLGLDKSRVSRALRALEETLGTTLVARTTRSVRLTAEGETLLRQVAPLLAGLRVAVEGTPDKPTLPTGEVTLTAPPDVGRALLAPVLARFRLRHPLVRVRAVLSYEVVDLLEKGVDLALRVGRPGAGTFVARKLMDLEAGFFASPRYLERRSAPSTLTELERHECLWPPPPRGRGPFGVGSGRPPPAASVECSDFGFLAELARAGGGVALLPTFLAAQDVALGSLVRLLPDTAFRDAPLFLVSRPGRAVPPRVQVLKDFLRETLGR, encoded by the coding sequence ATGGACCTGAACCACCTCACCGTGTTCCAGGCGGTCGCCGAGACGCAGAGCTTCACGAAGGCGGCCGCGAGGCTGGGGCTCGACAAGTCTCGGGTGAGCCGCGCGCTGCGGGCCCTGGAGGAGACGCTCGGCACCACGCTGGTGGCGCGCACGACGCGCTCGGTGCGGCTGACCGCGGAGGGGGAGACGCTGCTGCGCCAGGTGGCGCCGCTGCTCGCCGGACTCCGGGTCGCCGTGGAGGGCACGCCCGACAAGCCCACCCTGCCCACGGGTGAGGTGACGCTCACCGCGCCCCCGGATGTGGGCCGCGCGCTGCTGGCGCCCGTGCTGGCCCGGTTCCGGCTCCGGCACCCGTTGGTGCGCGTGCGAGCGGTGCTTTCCTACGAGGTGGTGGACCTGCTGGAGAAGGGCGTGGACCTCGCGCTGCGCGTCGGCCGCCCCGGCGCCGGCACCTTCGTCGCGCGCAAGCTGATGGACCTGGAGGCCGGCTTCTTCGCGTCGCCCCGGTACCTGGAGCGCCGGAGCGCTCCCTCCACGCTCACGGAGCTGGAACGCCACGAGTGTCTCTGGCCCCCGCCGCCCCGCGGACGCGGGCCCTTCGGGGTGGGGAGCGGAAGGCCACCTCCGGCCGCGTCGGTGGAGTGCTCCGACTTCGGGTTCCTGGCGGAGCTGGCCCGGGCGGGAGGGGGCGTGGCGCTCCTACCCACCTTCCTCGCGGCGCAGGACGTGGCCCTGGGCTCGCTGGTGCGCCTGCTGCCCGATACCGCCTTCCGGGATGCACCCCTCTTCCTGGTGTCACGGCCCGGAAGGGCGGTGCCGCCGCGAGTCCAGGTGCTCAAGGACTTCTTGAGGGAGACGCTCGGGCGTTAG
- a CDS encoding pseudouridine synthase — protein MARRQRTPKWLEAARRRGPEDLAADGRADWLSRALGRAGVLPRAEAEAAIREGRVEVAGRVEREPFAPVRPGAEVRVDGQARELTARLLGLAFHKPAGPVVHGSDPEGVGTVFERLRAVLPEELRGYEWLAVGRLDRDTTGLLLFTNDERLVRHGTSPETHLPKRYVARVKGCPPEAALQALRDGLVLEDGPTRPAGARLREPDVVELTLTEGRHHQVKRMLAAVGHPVLALHREAVGGVVLDVAESDWRLLREEEVAEGLGFR, from the coding sequence ATGGCACGCAGACAGCGAACCCCGAAGTGGCTGGAGGCGGCCCGGCGCCGGGGGCCCGAGGACCTGGCCGCGGACGGCCGCGCGGACTGGCTGTCTCGGGCGCTGGGCCGGGCAGGCGTGCTGCCCCGCGCCGAGGCCGAGGCCGCCATTCGCGAGGGACGTGTGGAGGTGGCGGGGCGTGTGGAGCGCGAGCCCTTCGCGCCCGTGAGGCCCGGCGCGGAGGTGCGGGTGGACGGGCAGGCACGCGAGCTGACCGCCCGCCTGCTGGGGCTGGCGTTCCACAAGCCCGCGGGGCCGGTGGTGCACGGCTCGGACCCGGAGGGCGTGGGCACGGTGTTCGAGCGGCTGCGCGCGGTGCTGCCCGAGGAGCTGCGCGGCTATGAGTGGCTCGCGGTGGGGCGGTTGGATAGGGACACCACCGGGCTGCTGCTGTTCACCAACGATGAGAGGCTGGTGCGGCACGGGACGTCACCCGAGACGCACCTGCCCAAGCGGTACGTGGCGCGCGTGAAGGGATGTCCTCCGGAGGCGGCGCTGCAGGCGCTGCGGGACGGACTGGTGCTGGAGGACGGGCCCACGCGGCCCGCCGGGGCGAGGCTGCGCGAGCCGGACGTGGTGGAGCTCACCCTCACCGAGGGACGGCACCACCAGGTGAAGCGGATGCTGGCGGCCGTGGGACACCCGGTGCTCGCGCTGCACCGGGAGGCCGTGGGCGGCGTGGTGCTGGATGTGGCCGAGAGCGACTGGCGGTTGCTGAGGGAGGAGGAGGTGGCGGAAGGGCTGGGGTTCCGCTGA
- a CDS encoding phage holin family protein, whose protein sequence is MDPTIPRSDGDGFRARGDGGSDTRDFSSDSAFGSRGFGDLFSEFMEQGRRLVRAEVTLARAELRAEVKKASAGAGLLAGGGVVLLLGALTFVAFLVAALAELIPVWASALIVAVLLLAVGGAVAWAGLGRLKRIHGPQRTIQTLKEDGQWASRTAHSMKSQMHGHA, encoded by the coding sequence ATGGATCCAACAATTCCAAGAAGTGACGGAGACGGGTTCCGGGCACGGGGAGACGGTGGCTCGGACACCCGGGACTTCAGCTCCGACAGCGCCTTCGGGAGCCGCGGCTTCGGAGACCTGTTCTCCGAGTTCATGGAGCAGGGACGCCGCCTGGTCCGCGCCGAGGTGACGCTGGCGCGCGCCGAGCTGCGCGCGGAAGTGAAGAAGGCGTCCGCTGGTGCGGGGCTGCTCGCGGGTGGCGGCGTGGTGCTGCTCCTCGGAGCGCTGACGTTCGTCGCGTTCCTGGTGGCGGCGCTGGCCGAGCTGATTCCCGTGTGGGCGTCGGCCCTCATCGTGGCGGTGCTGCTGCTGGCGGTGGGGGGCGCGGTCGCCTGGGCGGGCCTCGGGAGACTGAAGCGCATCCATGGACCTCAACGGACGATTCAAACCCTCAAGGAGGATGGGCAATGGGCGAGCAGGACCGCGCACTCCATGAAATCGCAGATGCACGGGCACGCCTGA
- a CDS encoding threonine/serine exporter family protein, whose translation MCAAVAVPPELVASLPPPPPGPAVAFTLRLAEALHRYGTPAHRLEGLMQRVSERLGLEGRFFSTPTSLFASFGPPEALRTSLIRVEPGDMDLERLTLLDVLTDDVIQGRLSPAEGARKVEEILALPARFGTALQLLCWALAGGAAGRLFGGGLKEVAVAALSSLVIGTMGELTRRQPSTARVMEPVAAILSSAIAVLAASLMGPLSVKVATLAGLIVLLPGLSLTVAINELATRHLISGTSRLTAAALVFLQLGFGVALGSRLAELLPPPSLTPLPPALPGWTQAVALAVATLAVGVLFRARPRDWGWIAAACTFAFAGSRLGALLLGAQLGAFVGALLLGIASNALARLRNRPSVTTVVPGLMLLVPGSVGFRSLSSLLERDVVAGVDTAFSMLMVAVALAAGLLSANALVPPRKVL comes from the coding sequence ATGTGCGCCGCCGTGGCCGTCCCTCCCGAGCTCGTCGCGTCCCTGCCCCCACCCCCACCGGGCCCCGCCGTGGCCTTCACGCTGCGGCTGGCCGAGGCGCTGCACCGCTACGGCACGCCCGCCCACCGGCTGGAAGGGCTGATGCAGCGCGTGTCCGAGCGGCTGGGCCTGGAGGGCCGCTTCTTCTCCACCCCCACCTCCCTCTTCGCGTCCTTCGGCCCGCCGGAGGCGCTGCGCACCAGCCTCATCCGCGTGGAGCCGGGGGACATGGACCTGGAGCGGCTGACGCTGCTGGACGTGCTGACGGACGACGTCATCCAGGGCCGGCTCTCCCCGGCCGAGGGCGCCCGGAAGGTGGAGGAGATTCTCGCGCTCCCGGCCCGCTTCGGCACCGCGCTCCAGCTCCTCTGCTGGGCCCTGGCCGGCGGCGCCGCGGGCCGGCTCTTCGGCGGCGGTCTGAAAGAGGTGGCGGTGGCGGCGCTGAGCAGCCTGGTCATCGGCACGATGGGCGAGCTGACGCGGCGTCAGCCCAGCACGGCGCGGGTGATGGAGCCGGTGGCGGCCATCCTCTCCTCGGCCATCGCGGTGCTGGCCGCCAGCCTGATGGGCCCCCTGTCCGTGAAGGTGGCCACGCTGGCGGGCCTCATCGTCCTGCTGCCGGGCCTGTCGCTGACCGTGGCCATCAACGAGCTGGCCACGCGCCACCTCATCTCCGGCACCTCGCGCCTCACCGCGGCGGCGCTGGTGTTCCTGCAGCTGGGCTTCGGCGTCGCGCTGGGCAGCCGGCTGGCGGAGCTGCTGCCTCCGCCGTCCCTGACGCCGCTGCCCCCCGCGCTGCCCGGGTGGACGCAGGCCGTGGCGCTGGCCGTGGCCACGCTGGCGGTGGGAGTGCTCTTCCGGGCCCGCCCTCGCGACTGGGGCTGGATTGCCGCGGCGTGCACCTTCGCCTTCGCGGGCTCGCGCCTCGGGGCGCTGCTGCTGGGCGCGCAGCTGGGCGCCTTCGTGGGGGCGCTGCTGCTGGGCATCGCCAGCAACGCGCTGGCGCGGCTGCGCAACCGGCCCTCCGTCACCACGGTGGTGCCCGGCCTCATGCTGCTGGTGCCCGGCAGCGTCGGCTTCCGCAGCCTGTCCTCGCTGCTGGAGCGGGACGTGGTGGCCGGGGTGGACACCGCCTTCTCCATGCTGATGGTGGCCGTGGCGCTGGCGGCGGGCCTGCTGTCCGCCAACGCCCTCGTGCCTCCGCGCAAGGTGCTCTGA
- a CDS encoding DoxX family protein, which produces MPSFETTEFTLWLLQALCSAFLAILFLQSGLDKVFDWKGNLGWLSGHFAKSPLRSVVPLMLGTLTLMELAAGALCAAGLVALVVTGGATLAFWGALLSAVTLIALFFGQRMAKEYAGAAVLVAYFLLSLVAVYVTRLR; this is translated from the coding sequence ATGCCGTCCTTCGAAACCACTGAGTTCACCCTCTGGCTGCTGCAGGCGCTCTGCTCGGCCTTCCTCGCCATCCTCTTCCTCCAGTCCGGCCTGGACAAGGTGTTCGACTGGAAGGGCAACCTGGGCTGGCTCTCCGGCCACTTCGCCAAGAGCCCCCTGCGGAGCGTGGTGCCGCTGATGCTGGGCACCCTCACCCTGATGGAGCTGGCGGCCGGCGCCCTCTGCGCGGCGGGGCTGGTGGCCCTGGTCGTCACCGGGGGCGCCACGCTGGCCTTCTGGGGCGCGCTGCTGTCCGCCGTCACCCTCATCGCCCTCTTCTTCGGCCAGCGCATGGCCAAGGAGTACGCGGGCGCCGCGGTGCTGGTGGCGTACTTCCTGTTGTCGCTGGTGGCCGTGTACGTCACCCGCCTGCGCTGA